The Periplaneta americana isolate PAMFEO1 chromosome 9, P.americana_PAMFEO1_priV1, whole genome shotgun sequence genome contains a region encoding:
- the LOC138706576 gene encoding transient receptor potential cation channel protein painless-like, with product MVFSPNNVRISINDNPLSEQDDVSVRRISRLSNSSRKKKDGSCTPEHVPLSVFTRESLLWSESDTRSEASFGSTALHVAAAEGDHDTVRSLLMSAKTDVNAVDGDGWTSLHKAVKGGHVDVVKTFISDLRINVNIGGGYIGCTPLHLAAMGGNNEIIKSLLLHNRINVNAMDKNGSTALHILSKESCKRHGADQRYIRCIKTFMERPDLKVNKPDMYGHTALSHAVKTRSKETIRTILQYHEKHRLNLETSAADEMKTVRQTILLLYPEFKSVLPPPLQEDINSPSSQTRLLAAIQHNDLDVFRDVLKKPSINIEHWYDEPYYCTCLELACNLEGRHKFVQILVDSGANVNTVNPVSDVPLLHMAAKRGNLEQLSVLLNTERIDLNIKDCCQRTALHCLARLSVSRQEEVQGLQQILALILEGDCLSCRMIDLNAMDEWGNTALHVASRCGNSEMVDILLRNGADINLTDGCGETALHIAARDGNQDTVVTLMKHGADLMFTKFRQPPLAQIDRATLRKFFDECLETNDKTPQHQDFRLTFNYNFLAPKNNNIKDKKIHAEMPIMLFMSQDRRLRHMLKHPIITSFLYLKWNYARSFFYMNLLLYTLFLCFLTAHIILTDYSVKSPQICHKNNCTQDIIPSPLIETNCSNCTNIPRNESGNTVNAPSRGGKNVTLVDTTSKPLGDNSARMEESTIRPITTMPIDGNEHFGTDPKNETDRANLQEDTKNTAQQNSEETPEQLWIRIGLSALVIIIALRELMQLLSATKQYLKRPCVVLRFAIIILTSMLCSKQFDNEVNHHLSSIAILLAWFEFLFRIGGLPACSIHMQMLQTVSYTFIKCMLFYSPLIVAFSLCIYTMLHDPSGSPDPENPYYSSVGMTIVKSVLMLNGEYEASDMKMERLPITSHVILVVFILLIGVVLLNLLSGLAVSDTQAIKNDAETLSLIARVRLISSIENLVSGAAESKWILPRCITILTPNLCSVFKCYPEKQVHVFPNRRKGNIYLDESEPRLNTGMAREIISNALKQSFKKNGSSKSNESIHGIVARTFDNENGSLVSKRVKDLCEQQEFLTTRVKEMKNVYESKLTRVEEQIKSSMANVISEIGVKYDLLATNIEKVGKEMVEKKSDIREDLCQRQSGMQEDLVKQSEQMGQLEQRLSKLEESVLHTRDTVDQIFSLLVMQDRKK from the coding sequence ATGGTTTTCTCACCGAACAACGTGAGAATCTCTATTAACGACAATCCACTCTCTGAGCAAGATGACGTCAGTGTTCGACGAATAAGTCGTCTGTCAAACTCATCGCGGAAGAAGAAGGATGGATCGTGCACTCCAGAACACGTTCCACTGTCTGTCTTCACTCGGGAATCACTTCTGTGGTCAGAATCGGACACACGGAGCGAGGCATCGTTTGGAAGTACAGCACTGCACGTCGCCGCCGCCGAGGGAGACCATGACACAGTCAGATCGCTTCTGATGAGCGCCAAAACCGACGTGAACGCCGTGGACGGCGATGGCTGGACAAGCCTCCACAAGGCCGTCAAAGGTGGGCACGTCGATGTAGTCAAGACTTTCATTTCCGATCTGAGAATCAACGTCAATATCGGGGGAGGATACATCGGGTGCACACCCTTGCACTTGGCTGCAATGGGTggtaacaatgaaataataaagtcACTACTTCTGCATAACAGGATCAACGTGAATGCAATGGACAAAAATGGGAGCACTGCTCTGCACATTTTATCGAAAGAATCTTGCAAGCGCCACGGGGCTGACCAGAGATACATCAGATGTATCAAGACTTTCATGGAAAGACCCGATCTGAAAGTTAACAAACCTGATATGTACGGGCACACAGCCTTGAGTCATGCAGTTAAAACTAGAAGCAAAGAAACTATTCGAACTATTCTTCAGTACCACGAGAAACACCGGCTAAATCTCGAGACATCGGCTGCTGATGAAATGAAAACTGTTAGGCAGACGATTCTCTTGCTGTATCCAGAATTTAAGTCAGTTCTACCTCCACCACTGCAGGAAGATATTAATTCTCCAAGTTCTCAGACAAGATTGTTGGCTGCAATTCAACATAATGACTTGGATGTTTTCCGTGATGTGTTAAAGAAACCATCTATTAACATTGAGCATTGGTATGATGAACCTTATTACTGCACGTGTCTAGAACTCGCTTGTAATCTTGAAGGAAGGCATAAGTTTGTCCAAATTCTGGTAGATTCTGGTGCTAATGTGAATACAGTTAATCCTGTCTCTGATGTACCGTTGCTTCACATGGCCGCAAAAAGAGGAAACTTGGAGCAGTTGAGTGTATTGCTGAACACTGAACGCATTGATCTCAACATCAAAGACTGCTGCCAGAGAACAGCGCTGCATTGTCTTGCCAGACTTAGCGTTTCACGTCAGGAAGAAGTCCAAGGATTGCAACAGATACTGGCACTCATATTAGAAGGCGACTGCTTGTCTTGTAGAATGATAGATCTGAACGCTATGGATGAGTGGGGTAACACAGCACTGCATGTTGCATCTCGATGTGGAAACAGCGAAATGGTGGACATTTTGTTGAGAAATGGTGCAGACATAAATCTGACTGACGGTTGCGGAGAAACTGCTCTACACATCGCAGCAAGAGATGGAAATCAAGACACTGTAGTCACGTTAATGAAACATGGAGCAGATCTGATGTTCACCAAATTCAGACAACCACCGCTGGCACAAATTGATAGGGCGACGTTGAGAAAATTCTTTGACGAGTGTTTGGAAACAAATGACAAGACACCACAACACCAAGATTTCAGACTGACGTTCAATTATAATTTTCTTGCTCCcaaaaataataacatcaaagaTAAAAAGATCCATGCTGAAATGCCGATTATGTTGTTCATGAGCCAGGATAGGAGGTTGCGTCATATGTTGAAGCATCCGATTATAACCAGTTTTCTTTATCTCAAGTGGAATTATGCTCGCTCCTTTTTCTACATGAATCTTCTCCTTTACACACTTTTCCTGTGCTTTCTTACTGCTCATATTATTTTAACGGACTATTCAGTCAAAAGTCCACAAATTTGTCATAAAAATAACTGCACTCAAGATATTATACCTAGTCCTCTAATAGAAACGAACTGTTCAAATTGTACAAACATTCCGAGAAACGAATCGGGAAATACCGTAAATGCACCGTCAAGAGGAGGGAAAAATGTAACATTAGTAGATACTACGTCGAAACCTTTGGGAGATAACAGTGCCCGGATGGAAGAAAgcacaattaggcctattacaaCTATGCCGATAGATGGTAATGAACATTTTGGAACAGATCCAAAGAATGAAACGGATAGAGCAAATCTTCAAGAAGACACGAAAAATACAGCACAGCAGAACAGCGAAGAAACACCTGAGCAGCTATGGATAAGAATTGGTCTTTCAGCTTTGGTCATCATAATCGCTTTAAGAGAATTGATGCAACTTCTCTCTGCTACAAAACAATACTTAAAGCGACCATGTGTGGTTCTTCGTTTCGCTATCATTATATTGACTTCCATGTTGTGTTCGAAGCAGTTCGACAACGAAGTAAATCACCATCTATCATCCATTGCCATTCTTCTCGCTTGGTTTGAGTTTTTATTTCGTATCGGTGGACTTCCAGCTTGTTCCATACATATGCAGATGCTCCAAACAGTATCttatacatttataaaatgcatgTTATTCTATTCACCTCTCATAGTTGCTTTCAGTCTCTGTATTTACACAATGTTGCATGATCCGAGTGGTTCTCCAGATCCTGAAAATCCATATTACTCAAGTGTGGGGATGACAATTGTGAAGTCTGTCCTGATGTTGAATGGTGAGTACGAGGCATCAGATATGAAAATGGAGAGACTTCCAATTACGAGTCATGTGATCCTTGTGGTCTTCATACTTTTAATAGGCGTTGTACTGTTGAATTTGTTAAGTGGTTTGGCCGTAAGTGATACTCAAGCCATCAAAAATGACGCAGAAACTTTGAGCCTTATTGCAAGAGTTCGTCTCATTTCCAGCATCGAAAATCTTGTCAGTGGGGCTGCCGAGAGCAAATGGATATTACCAAGATGCATAACAATTCTGACGCCGAACCTCTGTTCAGTTTTCAAGTGCTATCCAGAGAAGCAAGTACATGTTTTCCCAAATAGAAGAAAAGGAAACATATATCTGGATGAGTCTGAACCTAGACTGAACACAGGTATGGCTAGGGAAATAATCAGTAATGCTTTGAagcaaagttttaagaaaaatgGATCTTCCAAGTCAAATGAGAGTATCCATGGGATAGTAGCTCGAACATTTGATAACGAGAACGGGTCTCTCGTGTCAAAGAGGGTGAAGGACCTGTGTGAGCAACAAGAGTTTTTAACGACCAgagtgaaagaaatgaagaatgttTATGAAAGTAAGTTAACCAGAGTTGAGGAACAAATTAAATCCTCGATGGCGAATGTGATTAGTGAAATCGGTGTTAAGTATGACTTACTAGCCACCAATATAGAGAAGGTTGGAAAGGAAATGGTGGAGAAGAAATCTGACATTAGAGAAGATCTATGTCAGAGACAAAGTGGGATGCAAGAGGACTTGGTCAAACAGTCTGAGCAGATGGGCCAACTGGAACAACGGCTCTCCAAGTTGGAAGAATCGGTCTTACACACTAGAGATACTGTGGATCAAATATTTTCGCTGCTAGTTATGCAAGACCGGAAAAAGTGA